In Aspergillus nidulans FGSC A4 chromosome II, a single window of DNA contains:
- a CDS encoding putative histone deacetylase complex subunit (Hos4) (transcript_id=CADANIAT00004609), which translates to MSDVDTAPSLPAVLDPGKQNAFAVKANNQPALRPSPRRSSLSPPSQNENVPAKGLDSVAGDKEGPPSPKADSEAETIIQSGRESLSPEKRRKFIKHEPKRRDGDANDRDGENELPSSDVQVRKSKPADYSHDVSDREQRQLSPQWRDGSPPIVKLEKSDDARSVSSRSETMRTSRKRSLSESVNGDSDVPRPARHRDSPVRSQEEHILSNGVNFTRPASTDRSVSPVRRAHKRTASGQQLTNGKKKKAPAAFATGFRRQSSEDRQSVSSANGSPMPNAYARKIASADGASASPARHTNYKKIRDQNGRTRLARACAAQELDQVKQRYMERPEDLNVPDNAGNTPLQIAALEGCAPIVEFLIAAGCEVETCNIDKDTPLIDAAENGHEDVVKILLAAGANPRAVNSQGNEPSDLVPDDCDEIRQLLEKAKAQRRPANRRSEETSVPPNRDSSSRRISGASPRESPPASGQRSPPYPSTMATKRKSVRSEATRNDLLWTKATPENLQAFAAKGDIMGVANILNVGQKADPESMIAAAKGGHDEVLSLLLGMGDADPDPAPISSMKTGHNTPMLAAIGRGNLAVIKLFLDQKGFNPTRRLCDGMTYYELSRKRRADNWEEEYDTLKEAYDKYIKNKKQRRSDHLSPRRTRDKEKDSKRSTRRESPSPARSRQNGSPGPRDKDSAAMPREKKGIAQPRDKAGSGIHRPKHLHQDMDTVRSEPSRQKAVSTVKDSDPNRGEDVIKRRRLIAGRPPQDRERKVPSLPSSDSTSSREDGVKPRPDRSSEPTSKTSQLKRGRSSASPERPRSRGTGADSNNRDMLKKKRRVLSEEGAPNVTNGALKGHYTVAVDDVKSPPRQKLGISASDSKSDRSQDSRFVSPKEQNLVKEEREKQETHGLVGIPMEEAKVVEVDKESPPPIHQVLDRSEPNGDTETEIPPSQDSEKKMAKETEQERLAQEARAADAEKARAQEEEERAARAACIALEKEEENKRKEAEQRRIKQAEDEHQKRLEQERQRLAKIRREQEAHEQRRRDALPSRLCIAANLVGSNNPQSRSHTWLKKFMPVVTAETRQLDPSCSADVANERWVPNYLVAPLLATNDLQLSQYSSWEKRHVTPTQRMNLWRVTRRMLVQADDTEFLTASFGQIMQKDSETRSKYFDMDHVFWVKLSDFMDLVPHIPHLHGLDIQFLKMHIDREPSFNPASQPSLSNGHIDGPHEKPGPYEQTLTNGYAHRRPSTYV; encoded by the exons ATGAGTGATGTTGACACTGCCCCTTCGCTGCCGGCTGTCCTGGATCCCGGAAAACAGAACGCGTTTGCAGTCAAGGCGAACAATCAGCCTGCCTTGAGGCCTTCTCCCAGGAGATCGTCGCTTTCGCCACCTTCCCAGAATGAAAATGTTCCTGCAAAGGGGTTAGATTCTGTTGCTGGTGACAAGGAAGGGCCACCAAGCCCCAAGGCTGATTCGGAGGCAGAAACTATAATTCAATCGGGTCGCGAGTCCCTGTCACCAGAGAAAAGACGAAAGTTCATCAAGCATGAACCGAAACGACGTGATGGTGATGCGAATGATCGTGATGGGGAAAATGAACTGCCGTCAAGTGATGTCCAGGTGAGGAAGAGCAAGCCTGCGGATTATAGCCATGATGTTAGCGACCGTGAACAGCGCCAGCTGAGCCCTCAATGGAGAGACGGATCACCGCCTATTGTGAAGCTAGAAAAGTCCGACGATGCCCGATCGGTCTCGAGCAGGTCAGAAACCATGAGGACTTCGAGAAAGCGGAGTTTGAGTGAGAGCGTCAATGGCGATTCGGATGTTCCACGACCAGCACGTCATAGGGACTCACCGGTTCGGAGCCAGGAGGAACATATCCTTAGTAATGGTGTCAACTTCACGCGGCCGGCTTCTACGGATCGTTCGGTGTCGCCTGTTCGCCGAGCTCACAAGCGAACGGCTTCTGGCCAGCAGCTCACAAatggaaaaaagaagaaggcccCCGCAGCTTTCGCTACTGGGTTTCGAAGGCAAAGCTCCGAGGATCGCCAATCAGTGTCATCCGCAAATGGATCTCCGATGCCGAATGCTTATGCTCGAAAGATTGCTTCTGCCGACGGAGCTTCAGCGTCCCCGGCCAGACACACTAATTATAAGAAGATACGCGATCAGAATGGCAGAACCCGCCTGGCGCGTGCTTGCGCGGCTCAGGAATTGGATCAGGTTAAGCAGCGGTATATGGAACGTCCAGAGGATTTGAACGTTCCTGACAATGCGGGAAATACACCTTTACAAATAGCGGCCCTAGAGGGTTGTGCACCGATTGTCGAATTCCTGATCGCTGCAGGATGTGAAGTTGAAACTTGCAACATCGACAAAGACACTCCATTGATTGATGCGGCGGAAAATGGTCATGAGGATGTGGTGAAGATTCTCTTGGCTGCTGGAGCGAACCCACGAGCTGTTAACTCACAAGGCAATGAGCCAAGTGATCTTGTCCCCGATGACTGCGATGAGATCCGGCAACTGTTGGAGAAAGCAAAAGCCCAGCGAAGGCCAGCAAACAGGCGTTCGGAAGAGACAAGCGTACCGCCAAATCGCGATTCGTCCTCGCGACGAATCTCAGGCGCCAGCCCACGCGAGTCCCCCCCAGCTAGTGGCCAACGCAGCCCTCCGTATCCCAGCACAATGGCGACAAAGCGAAAGAGCGTAAGGAGTGAAGCCACGAGAAACGATCTGCTGTGGACCAAGGCTACTCCGGAAAATCTTCAGGCATTTGCTGCGAAAGGTGACATTATGGGTGTCGCGAATATTCTTAACGTAGGACAAAAGGCAGACCCAGAGTCGATGATAGCTGCTGCTAAAGGTGGCCATGATGAGGTATTgtcccttcttcttggtaTGGGCGACGCGGATCCTGATCCCGCCCCAATATCTTCTATGAAGACCGGACATAACACTCCGATGCTTGCCGCAATTGGTCGTGGAAATCTCGCTGTTATCAAGCTTTTTCTGGATCAGAAAGGCTTCAACCCAACTCGCCGACTTTGTGATGGCATGACCTATTATGAGCTATCTAGGAAGCGCAGGGCAGACAATTGGGAGGAAGAATATGATACACTCAAAGAGGCATACGACAAATAtatcaagaacaaaaagcaaCGCAGATCTGATCACCTATCACCGCGTCGAACACGAGATAAGGAGAAGGATAGCAAGCGCTCTACCCGCAGGGAGTCTCCTTCGCCCGCTAGGTCAAGGCAAAACGGTAGTCCCGGCCCGCGTGATAAGGACTCAGCAGCCATgccaagagaaaagaaggggaTTGCTCAACCGAGGGATAAGGCAGGTTCCGGCATACATCGTCCGAAGCATCTACATCAAGACATGGATACGGTCCGGTCCGAACCGTCCAGGCAGAAGGCGGTGTCGACGGTTAAGGATAGCGATCCGAACAGGGGCGAAGACGTAATCAAGAGAAGACGCCTCATCGCGGGACGACCGCCCCAGGATAGGGAGCGCAAGGTGCCTAGTTTACCCTCATCAGATTCAACGTCCAGCCGTGAGGACGGTGTCAAACCTCGTCCGGACCGTTCTTCTGAGCCGACGTCTAAAACTTCACAACTTAAGCGAGGACGTAGCAGCGCTAGCCCTGAGCGACCTCGTTCTCGCGGGACTGGGGCTGATAGTAATAACCGTGAtatgctgaagaagaagagaagagttTTGTCCGAGGAAGGGGCGCCGAATGTTACTAATGGAGCTTTAAAGGGACATTACACTGTCGCAGTTGATGATGTCAAGTCGCCTCCTCGACAAAAGCTTGGCATCAGCGCCAGTGATTCCAAAAGTGATCGTTCGCAGGATTCACGTTTTGTGTCCCCTAAGGAACAAAACTTGGTAAAAGAAGAGCGGGAAAAACAGGAAACGCACGGATTGGTTGGTATTCCTAtggaagaggccaaggtAGTTGAAGTGGACAAAGAATCTCCCCCGCCGATACATCAAGTGCTTGATCGAAGCGAACCTAATGGCGATACCGAGACCGAAATCCCTCCTAGCCAGGATTCTGAGAAAAAGATGGCCAAGGAAACAGAGCAGGAGCGGCTAGCTCAAGAAGCCCGGGCTGCCGACGCGGAAAAGGCTCGcgcgcaggaagaagaggaacgagcAGCCCGAGCGGCCTGTATAGcgctggaaaaggaggaagaaaataaGCGGAAAGAAGCTGAGCAGCGGCGAATTAAGCAAGCAGAGGACGAGCATCAGAAGCGCCTCGAACAGGAAAGGCAGCGGCTTGCGAAAATTCGGAGGGAGCAGGAAGCGCACGAGCAACGTCGTCGAGATGCACTTCCCAgtcgcctttgtatagcagcTAATCTTGTCGGATCCAACAACCCGCAATCACGCAGCCACACATGGTTGAAGAAATTCATGCCAGTGGTTACAGCGGAGACCAGACAGCTTGATCCTAGCTGTAGTGCAGACGTTGCAAATGAGCGATGGGTTCCAAACTATCTCGTTGCTCCGCTGCTAGCTACCAACGACCTCCAGTTGTCCCAGTATTCCAGTTGGGAGAAGCGCCACGTAACACCTACGCAAAGGATGAATTTGTGGCGGGTTACACGGCGAATGCTCGTGCAGGCGGACGATACGGAGTTCTTGACAGCATCGTTTGGGCAGATCATGCAGAAGGATAGTGAAACTCGGAGCAAGTACTTTGATATGGATCATGTCTTCTGGGTAAAG CTTTCCGATTTCATGGACCTCgtccctcatattcctcaTCTCCATGGGCTGGACATACAGTTTCTGAAGATGCACATCGATCGAGAACCGAGTTTCAATCCTGCCTCTCAACCATCCCTGTCAAATGGACATATTGATGGACCGCATGAGAAACCTGGACCTTACGAACAAACACTTACCAATGGCTATGCGCACAGGCGGCCAAGTACATATGTCTGA
- a CDS encoding putative 3-oxo-5-alpha-steroid 4-dehydrogenase (transcript_id=CADANIAT00004610), which translates to MVIFTTTIVGTNLAIIATLIAKMDCILRLVDSALSTANMDAVDALRAFFIFAACTIFSVSLPDSLRSRFIPYGARATKAAAESETSATSTSASKSTSAAPASVSAVTRALDYAAALRVPHSYFTQFYVILVLSSIFWALQLLSHGRAFQAIAARIRPEHLDQAISINQVMLCWGLLLTQGLRRLHECLSFSKPSSSTMWFVHWFAGLGFYLAVAVAVWIEGAGTVLTHQLSLDDFDLTSRFSGRTLLSLPIFLIASGIQHDCHHYLSSLKKYTLPTHPMFNWILCPHYTAECIIYLSLAYLAAPKGEIMNKTLLSAVFFVAVNLGITASTTRQWYRQKFGESAVQGKWNMIPLIY; encoded by the exons ATGGTCATTTTTACCACCACAATTGTTGGCACTAACCTGGCAATTATCGCAACTTTGATCGCA AAAATGGACTGTATCTTACGCCTCGTCGATTCTGCTCTCTCCACAGCAAACATGGATGCTGTCGATGCACTCcgagccttcttcatcttcgcagCTTGTACG atcttctctgtTAGTCTGCCAGATTCACTTCGGTCGCGGTTTATCCCCTATGGTGCTCGTGCGACAAAAGCTGCAGCCGAGTCAGAGACGTCCGcaacctcgacctcggccTCGAAATCGACCTCAGCCGCGCCCGCGAGCGTGTCCGCGGTAACACGCGCCCTTGATTACGCCGCTGCGCTGCGAGTCCCTCACAGCTACTTCACCCAGTTTTACGTCATCTTGGTTCTATCGTCAATTTTctgggctctgcagctgctgtctcACGGGCGCGCGTTCCAGGCCATCGCAGCTCGAATCCGGCCAGAACACTTGGACCAAGCAATCTCAATAAACCAGGTCATGCTGTGTTGGGGCTTGCTGTTGACCCAAGGGCTGAGACGGCTACATGAGTGTCTTAGCTTCTCCAAGCCATCGTCATCCACAATGTGGTTCGTTCATTGGTTCGCAGGTCTCGGGTTCTACCTGGCTGTAGCCGTTGCGGTCTGGATCGAGGGAGCAG GGACGGTTCTCACTCATCAATTGAGTCTCGACGACTTTGATCTGACGAGCCGCTTCTCTGGACGCACGCTTTTGAGTCTTCCCATTTTCCTCATTGCATCGGGTATCCAACACGACTGCCACCATTATTTGTCTTCTCTGAAAAAATACACTCTGCCTACTCACCCCATGTTTAATTGGATCTTGTGTCCGCATTACACGGCTGAGTGCATAATCTACCTATCCCTAGCCTATTTGGCCGCGCCGAAGGGCGAGATCATGAACAAGACATTACTGTCTGCAGTCTTTTTCGTCGCAGTCAATTTAGGCAtaacagcatcaacaacccGGCAATGGTACAGGCAAAAGTTTGGCGAGTCCGCTGTCCAGGGAAAGTGGAATATGATCCCGTTGATATACTAG
- a CDS encoding uncharacterized protein (transcript_id=CADANIAT00004611) — protein MAQSVSMDLEAARIQRLPGEAFYIPDFVDEEEEERLLAKISSAPLPVWKHLSHRRLQTYPSALTATNTLLSSPLPPWLTTTPPIVERFRALHLFDDSPHKGPNHVLVNEYNPGQGIMPHEDGAAYHPLVATVSLGGVVVLDLYEKNNNLSSGTRDDAADKGNGGGRTRQPKYRILQERRSLLVTKGSIYRDYLHGIAERHKEANLGQDSICNWEQLGNVEQFAKGWCERGTRVSLTYRDVLKVARVGNTMKFLNRH, from the exons ATGGCGCAGTCAGTGAGTATGGATCTGGAGGCGGCCCGCATTCAACGGCTGCCCGGCGAGGCGTTCTACATCCCGGATTttgtggatgaagaggaggaggagaggcttTTGGCGAAG ATATCATCCGCTCCCCTGCCAGTTTGGAAACATCTCTCCCACCGACGTCTACAGACCTACCCATCCGCTCTAACCGCCACAAACACGCTGCTCTCCTCGCCCCTCCCGCCCTGGCTCACAACAACACCGCCTATCGTCGAGCGCTTCAGAGCCCTGCACCTCTTCGATGACTCGCCACACAAAGGTCCCAACCATGTTCTCGTCAACGAGTACAACCCAGGCCAGGGCATCATGCCGCATGAGGACGGCGCTGCGTATCATCCGCTCGTGGCGACAGTGAGTTTGGGGGGTGTTGTGGTGCTCGATTTGTATGAGAAGAACAACAACCTCAGCTCTGGCACCAGGGATGATGCGGCTGACAAAGGGAATGGAGGGGGGCGGACTCGGCAGCCGAAATATCGGATTTTACAGGAGAGGCGCAGTCTGCTTGTTACTAAGGGTAGCATCTACAGGGATTATTTGCACGGGATTGCGGAGCGGCACAAAGAAGCAAACCTGGGACAGGATTCCATCTGTAACTGGGAGCAGCTGGGTAATGTGGAGCAGTTCGCCAAAGGGTGGTGTGAGAGGGGGACCAGGGTGAGTTTGACGTATCGTGATGTGCTCAAAGTTGCCAGAGTGGGCAATACAATGAAATTTTTGAATAGGCATTAA
- a CDS encoding protein par1 (transcript_id=CADANIAT00004612): MGKGNAKNSGGGDKKSKAKAGDAKDDSKGKMKGAQSVNVRHILCEKFSKKEEALEKIRNGAKFDEVAREYSEDKARQGGSLGWKSKGELELPFEEVAFSLEQSTTGNPKIGEAKTGYGYHIIMVEGRK, from the exons atGGGCAAAGGCAACGCCAAaaacagcggcggcggcgacaaaAAATCCAAGGCCAAGGCTGGTGACGCCAAGGACGATAGCAAGGGCAAGATGAAGGGAGCCCAGTCCGTGAACGTTCGGCATATTCTT TGCGAGAAGTTctccaagaaagaagaagccctcGAGAAGATTCGTAACGGGGCGAAGTTCGATGAGGTTGCGAGAGAGTATTCAGAGGACAAAGCCAGGCAGG GCGGCTCCCTAGGGTGGAAGAGCAAGGGCGAGCTAGAGCTTCCGTTCGAGGAGGTTGCTTTCTCGCTGGAGCAGAGTACGACTGGGAACCCGAAGATTGGGGAGGCAAAGACTGGGTACGGATACCATATTATTATGGTGGAGGGGAGGAAGTAA
- a CDS encoding UDP-galactose transporter HUT1 (transcript_id=CADANIAT00004613), which yields MARQKQAAPIQRATSSELMHMLPDDLPQKHHNGANMGLANKDTTRDKVHEAADAPGLWQLAFCVAGIYASFLSWGVLQEAITTVSYPVHPPTAAEPEPEKERFTFSIVLNTIQSTFAAVTGFLYLYFSTPKGEKVPSIFPTRKIIFPLVLVSISSSLASPFGYASLAHIDYLTFILAKSCKLLPVMFLHLTIFRKRYPLYKYGVVLLVTLGVATFTLHHPGTSNKVAASATKGTSGSSAWGIFLLSINLLLDGLTNTTQDHVFSSPQLYTRFSGPQMMVAQNVLSTLLTSAYLLIMPHLSSTGILHAILPVPIPPSTETELTAAVSFLSRHPEVLKSVLGFAAFGAMGQLFIFYTLSQFSSLLLVTVTVTRKMLTMLLSVFWFGHSLSAGQWLGIGLVFGGIGAEAVVQRQEKKAKAAKAKKTE from the exons ATGGCGCGCCAGAAACAAGCAGCGCCCATCCAACGCGCCACGTCCTCGGAGCTGATGCATATGCTTCCAGACGATTTACCTCAAAAACACCACAATGGTGCAAATATGGGCCTCGCAAACAAAGATACAACTCGTGATAAGGTGCACGAAGCGGCAGATGCTCCGGGCTTGTGGCAACTCGCGTTCTGTGTTGCGGGAATCTATGCTTCTTT TCTTTCCTGGGgtgttcttcaagaagcgaTTACGACCGTCTCGTATCCCGTGCATCCTCCTACCGCAgctgagccagagccagaaaaaGAGCGCTTTACGTTCTCGATAGTCCTGAACACCATCCAGTCCACCTTCGCCGCAGTCACCGGTTTTCTGTACCTCTACTTCTCTACTCCCAAAGGCGAAAAGGTTCCATCCATCTTCCCAACGCGCAAGATCATATTTCCCCTTGTCCTCGTCAgcatctcctcttccctcgCGTCACCATTTGGATATGCAAGTCTTGCGCACATCGACTATctcaccttcatccttgCCAAATCATGCAAGCTCCTCCCAGTCATGTTCCTCCACCTGACCATCTTTCGCAAACGCTACCCCCTGTACAAGTACGGCGTTGTCCTCCTGGTCACACTCGGCGTTGCGACTTTCACACTACACCATCCTGGAACAAGCAATAAGGTTGCTGCGTCCGCGACGAAGGGCACCTCCGGTTCTTCGGCATGGGGAATTTTTTTGCTTTCCATCAACCTGCTGCTTGATGGACTCACAAACACCACGCAGGACCACGTCTTCAGCTCCCCGCAGCTTTACACCCGCTTCTCGGGGCCACAGATGATGGTTGCCCAGAATGTGCTTTCCACCCTGCTGACCTCAGCCTACCTCTTGATTATGCCCCACCTCTCCTCAACAGGCATTCTCCACGCTATCCTCCCTGTTCCCATCCCGCCTTCAACGGAGACCGAGTTGACAGCAGCCGTGTCATTCTTATCCCGGCATCCCGAGGTACTCAAGAGCGTGCTTGGGTTTGCGGCTTTCGGTGCCATGGGACAACTTTTCATTTTTTACACCCTATCTCAATTCTCGTCTCTGCTCTTGGTTACAGTGACAGTTACCCGAAAGATGCTAACCATGCTTCTGAGTGTCTTTTGGTTCGGCCACTCTCTGTCTGCTGGACAATGGCTTGGTATCGGTCTTGTCTTTGGCGGAATTGGTGCTGAGGCTGTCGTTCAgcggcaggagaagaaggccaaagCGGcgaaggcaaagaagacGGAGTGA
- a CDS encoding uncharacterized protein (transcript_id=CADANIAT00004614) has translation MPPSIPQQPPALSSLTTLISTTTDASPLASITHQVLHNLQHQHLWTSLQIHQVTTEFPIPLISGIPPHRVYTHPDEQLYMVERGLREEDVELERMFVVPTVQGQSWSLEKMAAVFDALPDPAEEEGETAAKIDTKAEAEEKALGDGNGAADKAARLAEYYEYRAKARRTGKWGSKRLLLAMIDKGMGGEGTVVYYVVQEGTVKPRQN, from the coding sequence ATGCCACCTTCAATCCCACAACAACCGCCAGCTCTCTCTTCCCTCACTACCCTGATCTCCACCACTACCGACGCAAGCCCCCTCGCCTCGATAACCCACCAAGTCCTCCACAACTTGCAACATCAGCACCTTTGGACATCATTACAAATCCACCAAGTGACGACAGAGTTTCCAATTCCGCTCATATCTGGGATTCCTCCGCACAGGGTCTACACCCACCCAGACGAACAACTGTACATGGTTGAGCGGGGTCTGCGTGAGGAAGACGTCGAGCTGGAGCGCATGTTTGTTGTCCCGACTGTACAGGGGCAATCTTGgagtctggagaagatggcagcAGTATTTGATGCGCTTCCTGATcctgcagaggaggaggGCGAAACAGCGGCGAAAATTGATACCAaggcggaggcggaagaaAAGGCTTTGGGGGATGGAAACGGTGCTGCAGACAAAGCTGCGAGATTGGCTGAGTATTACGAGTACCGGGCCAAAGCGCGTCGTACGGGCAAGTGGGGTTCGAAGAGGTTGCTTTTGGCTATGATTGATAAGGGCATGGGAGGAGAAGGAACGGTGGTTTACTATGTGGTCCAGGAGGGGACTGTCAAGCCAAGGCAAAATTAG